Within Leptospira noumeaensis, the genomic segment TCGAATGTTTTCCATGGCTTCTGAAAGAGAATTAACTATTTTTACGCTGAGTCTAGTATCTAAAAATTCTGTATAAAAATCATCCTCTGACGCTGGTTTAGCGGCTGGCAAAAGTTTTGTAACTGATTCATCTCCGAGAATTTGGATTCCCGCAGATTCTAAATCTTCCAATAATTTCCTTAGATTGGGATAGTCTTTATGAATGAGTAGGTTTTCCAAAGCATTACAAACCCCAGGACGTTGGACTTTTGAGTTGATTAAAATGGGAAGGACTATCTCTGGATTTGCCTGATTTGAAAGATAAAGATTGGTCACACCTTTGTCATGTTTGATGACAGGGATTTTACTATTTTCTGAAACAAAACGAATGAGGGCCTCTCCACCGCGAGGGACAATCACATCAATGAGATCATCCAATTGGAAAAAAGGAACCATAGCCTCTCGATTTGTATTCTCTACAAAAGTCACAACGTCTTTTGTCACACCAGGTAGTTTTTTTTCTTCAATCGCTTGGTGGAATAAAGAAGAAAGGATTAAATTCGAATGATAAGCCTCAGATCCACCACGTAAGATACAAGCATTCCCTGATTTGAAAGATAATGAAGCAATATCGATGATCACATTGGGTCTTGATTCAAAAATTGTCATCACCACACCAATAGGAACACGTTTCGTGAGAAGTTCTAGTCCATTGGGGAGGATGGTGCCACGAACCACTTCACCCACTGGATCTGGCAAATTACGAATTTCTTCGATACTTTTTGCCATCGACTTAATTCGTTTTGAATCCAGTAGAAGGCGATCCATCATGGCAGAGGACAAACCTTTTTCTTTTCCATTCTGCATATCGAGTTTATTTTTTTCGATGATAACCGATTCATTTTGGATGAGGAGTTCTTCCACCCGGCCCAATACGGAATTTTTTTCTAAAGTGGTAAGACCTTTTAGGGCTCTACTTGCCAGTTTGGCTTTCGTTGCTAAGTCTTTCGCGTAACTTGTTAATTCATCTGCCATAGTTCACTCCGCTTGAAAGGAAAAAAAATGAGTTTGGATTTCGGATGCATTGGGTACTCGGTGTGACAAAGAAGAATCAGCAACCAAAGTTCCAAAGTTTTCAACTTCAAAAAACTTAGCGATTGCATGTTTTTTTTCACCGTTCACAATCCCAGTTTTGATTCCATATGGTAACAAAAGTTTTGCGGCATTGATTTTAGTAAACATCCCACCAGTTCCAGGTCCTGATGGTCCTGTTGCCAATTTTTCTGTTTCTTTGGTGATTTCTGTGAATAAATCAATTTTAGATTGGTCTTTTAAAAATCCATCCACACCAGTGAGAATGAGGAGTAGGTCAGCTCCTACAATGGAGGCAACAATCGCAGACAGAATGTCGTTATCACCCAAATTGATTTCTTCTGTAGAGACAGAATCGTTTTCATTTACTATGGGCAAAATTCCCCAATCCAGAAGTTGACGAAAGGTTTGTTTTAAATTGGTAAAACTCTTTTCCTCATTTAAATCTTTTCTTCCAAATAAAATTTGGGCAATTGGGACATTGACTCGACTAAAAAAACTTTCGTAAAGATTCAGGAGTTTATTTTGGCCCATGGCAGCAAACGCTTGTTTTTCGGCCAATGTGGTTTTTCCGTTAGGCAGAGAGATAGGCCCACTTTGGTCCACCAGAAGTTTTTTTCCTTGGGCAATAGCACCAGAAGAAACAAGGATTACTTCCTTTCCTTGGTCACGGAGTGTACGAATGTCACCGACTAAATCATATAAAAAATCATTAATTTTAGATTCTTCACCGGAAACACGAGCACTTCCGATTTTGATCACAATGAGTTTGGCCTTCTTTATGGAGTCTAAAAAATCCTTACGTGTTTTCATAAACTAACTTTGCTTTGTCTTCAAAAAATACTTTGTCGATTCGTTCCAGTAAGTAATCTAAATTGGATTCCTTGTCGGCAGAAATACAAATGATTTCCCCTAACTTCGAATAATTCTTTTTGATCTCTTCGGTAAAAGTAGGATCGTTATCCCAAATATCCATTTTGTTAATGACAATTAAGAATTTTTTATTCAAAAGCGACTGGTTGTAGTTCCCAAGTTCACTTCTTAACATTTCCAATTCTTCCTCGAGTTGTAAATTTCCACCATCAAAAAGAAAAAGAATCCCTTGGACTCGTTCGATATGTTTTAAAAAACTAATCCCAAGGCCTACACCCCGAGAAGCACCCTCAATGATTCCAGGAATGTCCGCTACTGTATAACGAAACAAATCTTCATGTCTATGCACCACACCAAGATTAGGTGATAGGGTAGTAAAAGCATATCCCGCAATTTTTGGATGGGCGTGGGTGATTTTTGCGAGTAGGGTCGACTTACCAGCATTCGGTAAACCAACAATACCAATGTCTGCCAGTAACTTTAATTCTAAAATTAGAGAAAACTCTCCACCTTCTTCACCGGGTTGGCTGTATCTAGGTGCTTGTTGGACTGATGTTTTAAAAAATGTATTTCCTTTTCCACCACGTCCGCCGGTCGCTATGGTAAAACTTTCGCCGTCGTGGTTGAAATCATAGATGAGTTCCATTGTCACAGAATCAATGATTTGAGTTCCTACAGGAACTTTGAGAATCAAATCTTCTCCGTTTTTTCCATTTCGGTTTTGACCAAGTCCTGGTTCTCCGTTTTGGGCTGCATACATACGGTCAGGGAGGTAGTTTTCTAAAGTCATCATCCTACCTTCGGCAAGAAAGATGACATCACCACCTTTGCCACCGTCACCACCATCCGGTCCACCAAATTCTACAAATTTCTCTTTATGGAAATGGACAGAACCTGCCCCTCCGTGTCCGGCTCGAATTTGAATGGGTACTTCGTCGATAAATCCGCTCATAATTTCCTTTGGTCAAAAAAAAACCCGTTTAAGGGAGATCCTAAAACGGGTTTTGCCTCTCAAATGTATGAGAGGATTACACTTTCGGGTAAACGGAGATTTGTTGTCTTTCTTTAGTTACATGTTCGAAAGTCACAACACCGTCCACAAGTGCGTAAAGAGTATGGTCACGACCAATCCCTACATTTTTTCCGGGTTTGTATTCAGTTCCTCTTTGGCGAACGATAATGTTTCCAGCAATTGCTAGTTGACCACCATAAACTTTTACACCAAGTCTTTTCGATACCGAATCACGACCGTTCTTTGTGGATCCACCACCTTTCTTTGTAGCCATTGTTTACCCCTTTATTATTTCGTCTTGGATGGAAATCGCTTGGGAATGAGAGTGTCCTAAAGATTTTAATCCAAACTCGACCATGGAAAGTAGGCTTTGGTAGCCATCTCTTTGGGTCGGTTTTACTAAAAACCTCAAGTATCCGTCTCGTTTTTCTTCCGTTTTCAAACTGTTTTGTGATGCCAAATATGAGTGAGCACTCTGAACCAGAGTGGAGACCCCTGCACACAAAAGATTTTCGCCTTTCGAACCTAAGTCCTTGGGAGAATGTCCTTCCAGTTGGATTCCTGCGATTTTCCCTCCTAAATCTTTAAAAATCTTACTATAAATCAATTATCCGTTGATGGAAACTACTTGGAGTTTTTGAAGTTGTTGTCTATGACCCCAAGACTTCTTGTAGTTTTTTCTTTTTTTGTATTTAAAGCCGTGGATTTTTTCACCCTTACAGTCTTCTAATACTTTCAAAGTGACTTTTGCACCAGACAATGCTGGGGAACCAATGTTCACTTTGTTGTTATCGGAAAGGAGTAGGACTTTCGTTTCTACTGTGCTTCCAACCGAGTTTCCTGTTTTTTCTGCGACGAATACCTGGTCAGGAGACACTTTAAATTGTTTGGCTCCAAGTTCAATGATGGCGAACATATAACTATCCTAATCTCTTTCTCGAATGTAGTTCTTACCAGGATTTCTGATGGGCACCTCTTGTCAAACTGAAATCCCCATTTACAGCCTAACCGGATTAGAATTTCTGGTAAAAACAATGGAAATTCGCAACATCGCCATCATCGCACACGTCGACCACGGTAAGACGACACTAACAGATTGTATCCTTCGCCATACGGGCGCCGTAACTGCAAAAGAAGACCGAGAAAGAATCATGGATTCCAACACTTTGGAACAGGAAAAAGGGATCACCATCCTTGCCAAGAACACTTCGGTAAAATACAAAGGCACCCGCATTAATATCGTAGACACTCCAGGTCACGCGGACTTCGGAGGGGAAGTGGAACGAGTTCTGTCCATGACAGACTGTACACTTTTACTAGTCGATGCTTTCGACGGTCCGATGCCACAAACTCGATTTGTGCTTGGAAAATCACTCCAACTTGGCCACAAACCAATTGTTGTTGTGAACAAAGTAGACCGTGAAGGTGCAAGACCAGGATATTCAGTGGACAAAGTATTTGATTTGTTTAGTGACCTTGGTGCCACTGAAGAACAGTTAGACTTTCCTATCATCTATGCATCAGCGAAACAAGGTTGGGCAGTAAACCAACTTTCCGAAGTACCGGGTGTAAACATTGAACCACTTCTGGATAAAGTTTTGGAACATGTGGCTGCCGTAAAAAACGAAAGTGACAAAGCCCTCCAATTCCAAGTCACTGCACTTGATTACAACGAATACGTTGGTCGTATTGCCATTGGTAAAATCTACCAAGGAACCATGAGAAAAGGTGCGGATGTAACACTCGCAAAAACAAATGGAACCACTGCTAATTATAAAATTACAAAACTTTATGGTTACGAAGGACTCACTCGTTACGAAATCGACGAAGCTGGATCCGGAGATATCGTGGCTATGGCTGGGATTCCAGATGTGTTCATCGGGGATACAGTTTGTGATTTAGGAAATCCACTCCCTCTTCCTGCCATCCAAGTAGAAGAGCCAACTGTTTCCATGTTCTTTATGGTCAACAACTCTCCGTTTGCTGGGAAAGAAGGTAAATTTGTTACGACACGTAACCTAAGAGAACGACTTGACCGAGAATTGGAAACCAACGTGGCACTTCGTTTGGAAGAAACAGAAGACAAAGATCGTTTTAAAATTTTAGGACGTGGGGAACTCCACTTATCCATCCTCATTGAAAACATGCGTAGAGAAGGATACGAACTCCAAGTTTCTCGCCCAGAAGTAATCATCAAACAAAACGAACTGGGTGAAAAAATCGAACCTTATGAAACCCTTGTGATGGATCTTCCTGACCAGTATTCTGGTGCTTGTATCCAAGAACTGAACCGCCGTAAAGGTGAGTTAACAGGAATGGACGCTCACACTTCTGGAATCACTCGTGTGGAATACACCATTCCGACAAGAGGCCTAATTGGATTTAGAGGTCATTTTATTTCTGAAACTCGTGGTGAAGGGGTTATGTCTAGCCGTTTCCTACGTTTTGATAAATACAAAGGTGAAATTCCTGGTCGTAAAAACGGAGCCCTTATTTCTATGGACTCAGGGGAATCAACAGCTTATGCTCTATGGAAAGTGCAAGAACGTGGGGATCTTTTCATTGAACCACAAGTAGCAGTTTATCCTGGTATGATCCTTGGAATGAATAGCAGGGATTCTGACTTAGAAGTGAACCCAGTGCGTGAGAAAAAACTCACAAACGTTCGTGCTTCTGGATCGGATGAAGCGATTCGTTTGGTTCCACCAAAGAAACTCACTTTGGAACAATCCATTGAATTTTTGGATGATGATGAACTTTTGGAAGTGACTCCACAAAGTTTGCGTCTTCGTAAAAAAGTTTTGGATGCGAGTATGAGAAAAAGATCTGGTGGCGGAAGATAAGTAGAATTTAAAACTCTAACTGATTTCTAAAACCAAACAAAAAAGGGACTAATGATTTAGTCCCTTTTTTTATACGAAAGGAGAAAAGTGAAGTAATGTTTCTTTAGATTAAAATCCCAATCCTTTGAGAGCATCTCCAGCACCTGGAATTTTTTTCAACGCGTCTCCTGCTTTTCCTTTGATCACTTCTTTGACAGCTCCACCAATTAAATCGGTTAAGGTTCCGAGGCCAACGCCCAGTTCCACACTTGGATTCCGAATGTCACCATAAGTTCGAAAGGGAATGAATAACCTTTCGTCTTTGACTAAGTTCCCAACAATTTTATTGCGGAGTGCTTTGGGATCTCCTTGGCCTTTGGTGGCTTGTTTGATTTTTTCATCCACAGAAGCGAGTGACTTTTTGGATTCATCTTCATCATATAACATTCCCATTTTCATTTCATGGTAGTTCGTAGTGGTGATGATGTAGGATCCTTTGGTGATTTGTAAGTCATAGTTTTTGGTTGGGAAAGTAGGTTCATCGAGAAATGTGACTTTTCCATTGCTATATTCTACTTGGAAGGATACGTCTTTTTTTAGTTCCGCTTTTTCTTTTAGTTTATCTAGTTTTAATCCCGCTTGGTTCAGAGCTGGTAATTCCCCTGCGATGGCATCAAAAGCAGCAAATCCAGAAACGAAGGAATCTTCTTTCATGGTAACTTCATAAATGACTTTAGGATTCACTAGTCCAGTTTTGACAACAAAGGGAGTTACTTTTCCTTCGGTTTCTAATATAAACTTAGCAGCTTCTTTTTTATTTCTGCCAATGATAGTGACATCGGCATCAAAATTCACATTTACATTGTTATGCGAATTAAGATCACTTCCGTCAATGTCAATGTCTTTTAATTCTAAGTCCAATTTTTGAATTTGAATTTGTTGGCCTGTTTTACGCATAAACACTTGGATCGTTCCTTCTTGGATCCCAACAAGTCCCATCTTTATGGCGATTGGAATGTCTTTGATCGAAAATGGGCCAGATGGCGGGGCACTCGCTTTTTCTTTTGCTTCTTCTTCCTCTGCTGCTTTTTTTTCCGCTAACGCTTCTTGGGAAAGTGCTGGGTTCTTTTCTCCATCTACAATTTTAGGTGTTTTGAAAAGGGAAGTTAGATTATTTCCTCCATCCTCATTCATAGTCAGAGAGATTTCTGGTTTTTTTAGAACAATTTTGTTTACCTTTAAGGTTTTGGTCAGAAGGGCTAAAAAAGAAATTTTAACTTCCGCTTTTCCAAGTTGGATGAGGCCTTTTGGTTTGGATTTTCTTTGGTCGAGCGGAATGCCTTTGTTTGCCACTTCATCGCGGGGAGCAAGAATGATACCTTCGATCTCGATTCCAGAAAGAACATTGAACAAACTGATATTGACTGATTCGACATGAGCTCGCACATTGATTGCTGATTCGATTTGTTTGACAAGAAAACTAGGGGTGATGAAACTCCCAGCAAAAACTAACGCGATGATTACGATGAGAAGAATGGCAGCAAAAAAAGCCCCAATTCCATACCCTATTTTTTTCATATTGTCTCCTAATTTCGGCACTTATGAGTGGAATAGAGACTAAGTTCAATTTTGTTTCTGTAAAGTAAAAAAGGGAAAGAAATTAATTCAAAAACCGAACCGAACTTATGATATTGGTTAGCTGTTGGAAGAGTTCATCTCCCACTTCTTCATCGGAGTTGTAAGTGACGAGGAGCATTCTTGTATGGTTGGCCACCATATACACCATCCACACTCGGTCTTCTTTTAGAAATTCACAGGCACGAATGGAGGAACCTTCATTATTTTCAAAAACCGCTACGTTTTCGGCATCGTAGTCAATTTCATGGATTTTTAAATAGTTTTCTAACTCGTAGTCTACGTTAAAATCTTCTTGTTTGGATTCGAAGGCATACACCTGTAAGGCCCCACCGCCATCTGGATGGAAAAAGGCAGGAATTTCTTCCACGACCATATGTTCCCAATTGGCTGGGAAAAGAAAGGAATACCAACCTTGGGGAGATTGAAATTGTTTGTACATAGGTTTTGTCATTAGAAATCCCTTTTCTTTCCAATAAATCTTTGGAGTAATGGCAGTAAATGATTTTCAAAAGAAAATGGTATTTCCTCTCCCTTAGTTTCTATCTCTTTGTCTTTCTACCTGGAAGTATCTTTGCACAAATTTCTGGTAATGAATCCGCATACCCTTCCGCCTATTTGCTTGGTCTTTCGTCCTCCGGTGTGGTTACAAAAAACTCAATGGGAAGTCTCTATGGAAATACAGCATTTCTCGCAGATACTGGAAAACATTTAGTCGATGCGGGAGTAAACGCGAGTTATGCGAATTCAAAAATTTCTCCCCTATATCTTGCCGGGGCTTTATATTTTTCTTATTCTGATTCCTTGGGATTTGGATTTCGCGGAAAACCTGTTTTCCTTCGTTCCTTTCCTGTAGATGAAAGGTTTTCCAATTATGCTTTCCAAGGATTTGTCAGTTGGAAATTAAATGAATATTTATCATTTGCCTTTCACCTAGGTCCAGGAGTTTCTGGAAGGCTTGGAGGGTATAGTTCTTATTCTTGGAACGTATCGGCATCCACAGCTTTCCAATACGGCAATTTTCGACTTGGTGTTATCTTGGAGTCTCCAGGAAGTTATAGGTTTGATAAGTATTTAGGATCGGAAAGATTAAAGGAAAAACTTTCTGAACGTTTGTTAGTTGGTATAGGGTATAAAATCACAGAAACGATAGACCTTCAAATGGAAGGAAATCGAACTTTTTATGAACGTTCCCATATTTCTTTAAATGGGGCAAACAATGATTCAAATTATCCGATTCGCACTATGTATGCAGGTAACATTGGTTTAGCGATTGGGAAAATAGAATCCTTCCAAGTTCTTACAGGACTCGGTCGGGAATTCCGGGCTGACTCCAGTTTGAGGGGATTTTATACTGCCTCTTTAGGAATTGCTGGTTCTATTTTTCCATCTGAGTTAGGGCCAGGGTATTTGTATTCGGTTTCTGTTCAAAGAGCGGGCCTCAGCGTTCCCGAAAGAGAAGGGGCAGAAACCAGAGCAGCAGCACAAATCCAGATTCAGTTCCAATGACGAACAGCATTTGCTTAAAATATAAGCAAATTGGATGTTTTCCATAAATACCTAATAGCCCTTCCGCTCAAATATCGCACATAATGTAGAGAAATATATGATATTCTGACTTCTTTAGGCGAGATGCACTGTCGGTACGATACTTGCATCTAAATCAGAAAGGTATCCTATATGGTTGATTTCAAAGTTTCCAAACGAATGCTCGTCAACTTCCGCGGACAAAACAAAGTCGTGGGAGGATTAACAGATAAAGATAAAATCGCGATCCTTCTCTACATTTCCAAAGAATTTGCTAATTTAGATAGAGAAGACCAACTCTTTTCGAAAGTCATCCTGATCTGTCAGGAAATTTTTGAGTCGGACAACACAACACTCCGACTTTGGGACGGAGAGTTTCTCGTCCCCGTTAAGTTTGTCAAAGAAACAGAACCTCCTCGTCGTAATTTAGTTTCAGGAGAAGGTTATTCTGGTTCCGTCTTTGCCACAAGAGAACCGGTTCTAGTCAATGACCTCACTCGTTCTGCTCACTTCTTTGATGAAGGAGAAACCACTAAATCGGTTATGTGTGTTCCCATCATGCAAAAAGAAGAAATTCTTGGGACACTGGCTGTAGAAAGTGAAAGGGAAAATTTTTATATCACTGATGACTTGGAAATTCTCGAAGCATTAACATCACAGTTAGCACTGGCTCTCTATGGAGTTCGACTGATTGAAGGTCTTGTGACAGCAAGAGCCAGAGAAGCTGCCATCCTAAATCAGTTAGAATGGGATTTGAAGATGGGACGAAATGTCCAAAGCCAAATTCTCCCTCAAGATTTAAGCGCTTGGAACGGAATTTATTTTGCAAGCCACTATGAACCGATGGCAGAAGTCAGCGGAGACTTGGTTGACATAGTGAGACAAGGCCATTCCCTCACGGCAATTAACATCGATGTGTCGGGACATGGAATTCCAGCGGCCCTTGTCACCATGGCCATCCACCACCAGTTTCGTAGATCGGTAATGGCGGGACTTGGACTCACGGAAATTATGGAAGAACTTGGTGAAAAACTAAGGGAACAACTTCCGGAGTCTACTTACTTCACTGCCTTTATGGTTCGTATTTTTAGCGATTACACTTTTGGTTATGTAAATGCAGGCCACCAACGTATGTTACATTACAAAGCTGCTGATGATACTTTCATTCAGTATGATACGAAAGGTGTTCCACTGGGAATTCTTCCTGTAAGAAAAATTGATTACGAAGAAAAACAAGGCAAACTAGAACCTGGTGATTTTTTACTCTTAATTTCAGATGGGTTTAGTGAACAAAGAAATCATATGAAAGATGAAGTGGGAGTGGATCGAATTCTCACATGGTTACAAGACGAAAGAGAAAAACTTGTTATGGAAGGTCGTGGAAAAGTTGATTTAAAAAAATTGTCAGCTGCCTTTGTGAATCGGTTTCGTGCTTACCAAGGTGACGTTCCCAATGGAGATGATTTGAGCTTTTTATTCCTCTATTGTGGGGATTCTATTCCAGAAGCTTCGCATTACATTCAAATGGCGAAACAATCCAATTCTAAAATGAAAATGGAAGAGGCTTATGCACAAGCATTGAAAGCCTTTAGCATTGATTCATCTTTAAAGGAAATTTTGGTATTTTTGGGGAAAATGTATTACCGAGACGGAAAATACAACGAAGCCATTCGGTATTTAGAAGAGTATCTACGAACATCCGGGGACAATACAGCGGCATCTCATTTTATGATGGGACGAGCTTATTATAAAGCCGGAATGATTTCAGAAGCAAAACGAGCGTTAAAGATGGCACTTTCTAGTGACCATAGTTTTGCTAAGGCAAGTATCTTACTTGCGCAATGTTATTTGAAAGAAAATGCGAAACCAAAAGCGATCAAAGTATTGCAACAAGGCGTAAAGAACACACCTCAAAGTATGGAATTAAAAACTTCACTTTTAAGGTTAGAATCACATTCGCAGAAAGTCAGTTAAGGAAAATATATGAAACAGTTTGGAATATTATTTAGTTTAAGTATCCTTCTGATTGCTTCCAGCTTAGGAGCGGAAGAATCGGAAGGTAACAAAGAGAGTCTAGAAACATTGGCAAAAGAAATGGCAGGTATCAAAGTTTCATTAGCAGAGACTAAACTTGCTTTAGAAACCACCAAACAGGAGTCAAACTGGGTTTGGACCTGTATCGCAGCCTTTCTTGTATTTTTTATGCAAGCGGGGTTCGCTTACGTGGAGGCGGGATTCACTAGGGCTAAAAATGCAGTGAACATCCTTATGAAAAACTTTTCTGACTTAACCGTCGGTGCCATTGCCTATTGGGTGGTTGGTTTTTCGATAATGTTTGGGCCACAAGTCCTAACAGGATTTGGAGTTGGAGTTCCTGCTTTTGCTGAAAGTCTGATCAATGCAGAGGATGGAAGTATGGATCCAGCTAAGTATACTTTCTTCATCTTCCAAATCGTTTTTGCAGCAACGGCAGCAACGATTGTATCAGGGGCTATGGCCGAGAGGACAAAGTTCTCTGCCTATTTGGTATTTTCCATTATCATCACCGCCTTCATTTACCCTATCTTTGGATCTTTCGCTTGGGGTAGTTTACTCGGGGTCTCTACGGGATTTTTAGAATCCCTTGGACTTGGCGGCGGTGAAGGTGTTGGGTTTCATGATTTCGCCGGATCGACTGTGGTTCATAGTGTGGGTGCTTGGGCAGGTCTTGCTGGTGCCATAGTGGTTGGACCGCGTATGGGAAAATTCCAAACCGACGGACGGGTCTATCCGATTTTGGGACACAATATGTCGATGGCAGCTCTTGGTGTCTTTATCCTTTGGTTTGGTTGGTTTGGGTTTAACCCTGGTTCGACGACTTCTATCGAAGGTGGAAGTTTTGCAAGGATTGCCGTTGTCACTCACATGTCTGCTTGTGCGGGTGCCATTTCTGCGATGATCCTCACATGGCTTTTGTTCAAAAAACCAGAAATTGGCCTCACTCTCAACGGGGGACTTGCCGGTCTTGTTGCCATCACTGCGCCCTGTGATGTCGTAAGCATTACTGGTGCTGTGGTGATCGGATCGGTAGCGGGTGTTCTTGTGATTGTATCAGTCCTTTTTCTGGACAAAATCAAAATTGATGATCCTGTGGGTGCGGTTTCCGTTCATGGTGTCTGTGGCGCTTGGGGGACACTCTCTGTGGGGCTTTTCAGTTTAGAAACAGGGCTTTTTGCGGGAGCAGGTTTTGCTCAGTTTGCTGCCCAAGCCATCGGTGTGGTGACTGCTTTCTTATGGGCCTTTCCGACGAGTTTCCTTATGTTTTATGTAATCAAAAAAACTATGGGACTTCGAGTTTCGGAGGAAGAGGAATTACTCGGACTGGATATTTTGGAACACGGAAACGAGGCTTACCCCGTTTCTAAATAGTCCTTGACCCTAGGCTTTCCACATGGGAAGCCTAGGGTGTGTTTCGTTTCCTTCCGTTTACCCTCATTTTGTTTTTCCTTTTTGGCTGTTTTGAATACGAAGAAACCATTCTCTTTCGAAAACAAAGTTCGGGA encodes:
- a CDS encoding glutamate-5-semialdehyde dehydrogenase is translated as MADELTSYAKDLATKAKLASRALKGLTTLEKNSVLGRVEELLIQNESVIIEKNKLDMQNGKEKGLSSAMMDRLLLDSKRIKSMAKSIEEIRNLPDPVGEVVRGTILPNGLELLTKRVPIGVVMTIFESRPNVIIDIASLSFKSGNACILRGGSEAYHSNLILSSLFHQAIEEKKLPGVTKDVVTFVENTNREAMVPFFQLDDLIDVIVPRGGEALIRFVSENSKIPVIKHDKGVTNLYLSNQANPEIVLPILINSKVQRPGVCNALENLLIHKDYPNLRKLLEDLESAGIQILGDESVTKLLPAAKPASEDDFYTEFLDTRLSVKIVNSLSEAMENIRKYSSGHTECILSEDVTEIQTFQKELDSAAIFVNCSTRFHDGGEYGLGAEVGISTGKLHVRGPMGLIHLTTTTTYVTGSGQVRG
- the proB gene encoding glutamate 5-kinase, which translates into the protein MKTRKDFLDSIKKAKLIVIKIGSARVSGEESKINDFLYDLVGDIRTLRDQGKEVILVSSGAIAQGKKLLVDQSGPISLPNGKTTLAEKQAFAAMGQNKLLNLYESFFSRVNVPIAQILFGRKDLNEEKSFTNLKQTFRQLLDWGILPIVNENDSVSTEEINLGDNDILSAIVASIVGADLLLILTGVDGFLKDQSKIDLFTEITKETEKLATGPSGPGTGGMFTKINAAKLLLPYGIKTGIVNGEKKHAIAKFFEVENFGTLVADSSLSHRVPNASEIQTHFFSFQAE
- the obgE gene encoding GTPase ObgE; this encodes MSGFIDEVPIQIRAGHGGAGSVHFHKEKFVEFGGPDGGDGGKGGDVIFLAEGRMMTLENYLPDRMYAAQNGEPGLGQNRNGKNGEDLILKVPVGTQIIDSVTMELIYDFNHDGESFTIATGGRGGKGNTFFKTSVQQAPRYSQPGEEGGEFSLILELKLLADIGIVGLPNAGKSTLLAKITHAHPKIAGYAFTTLSPNLGVVHRHEDLFRYTVADIPGIIEGASRGVGLGISFLKHIERVQGILFLFDGGNLQLEEELEMLRSELGNYNQSLLNKKFLIVINKMDIWDNDPTFTEEIKKNYSKLGEIICISADKESNLDYLLERIDKVFFEDKAKLVYENT
- the rpmA gene encoding 50S ribosomal protein L27 — protein: MATKKGGGSTKNGRDSVSKRLGVKVYGGQLAIAGNIIVRQRGTEYKPGKNVGIGRDHTLYALVDGVVTFEHVTKERQQISVYPKV
- a CDS encoding ribosomal-processing cysteine protease Prp is translated as MIYSKIFKDLGGKIAGIQLEGHSPKDLGSKGENLLCAGVSTLVQSAHSYLASQNSLKTEEKRDGYLRFLVKPTQRDGYQSLLSMVEFGLKSLGHSHSQAISIQDEIIKG
- the rplU gene encoding 50S ribosomal protein L21, whose product is MFAIIELGAKQFKVSPDQVFVAEKTGNSVGSTVETKVLLLSDNNKVNIGSPALSGAKVTLKVLEDCKGEKIHGFKYKKRKNYKKSWGHRQQLQKLQVVSING
- the typA gene encoding translational GTPase TypA, which encodes MEIRNIAIIAHVDHGKTTLTDCILRHTGAVTAKEDRERIMDSNTLEQEKGITILAKNTSVKYKGTRINIVDTPGHADFGGEVERVLSMTDCTLLLVDAFDGPMPQTRFVLGKSLQLGHKPIVVVNKVDREGARPGYSVDKVFDLFSDLGATEEQLDFPIIYASAKQGWAVNQLSEVPGVNIEPLLDKVLEHVAAVKNESDKALQFQVTALDYNEYVGRIAIGKIYQGTMRKGADVTLAKTNGTTANYKITKLYGYEGLTRYEIDEAGSGDIVAMAGIPDVFIGDTVCDLGNPLPLPAIQVEEPTVSMFFMVNNSPFAGKEGKFVTTRNLRERLDRELETNVALRLEETEDKDRFKILGRGELHLSILIENMRREGYELQVSRPEVIIKQNELGEKIEPYETLVMDLPDQYSGACIQELNRRKGELTGMDAHTSGITRVEYTIPTRGLIGFRGHFISETRGEGVMSSRFLRFDKYKGEIPGRKNGALISMDSGESTAYALWKVQERGDLFIEPQVAVYPGMILGMNSRDSDLEVNPVREKKLTNVRASGSDEAIRLVPPKKLTLEQSIEFLDDDELLEVTPQSLRLRKKVLDASMRKRSGGGR
- a CDS encoding AsmA family protein is translated as MKKIGYGIGAFFAAILLIVIIALVFAGSFITPSFLVKQIESAINVRAHVESVNISLFNVLSGIEIEGIILAPRDEVANKGIPLDQRKSKPKGLIQLGKAEVKISFLALLTKTLKVNKIVLKKPEISLTMNEDGGNNLTSLFKTPKIVDGEKNPALSQEALAEKKAAEEEEAKEKASAPPSGPFSIKDIPIAIKMGLVGIQEGTIQVFMRKTGQQIQIQKLDLELKDIDIDGSDLNSHNNVNVNFDADVTIIGRNKKEAAKFILETEGKVTPFVVKTGLVNPKVIYEVTMKEDSFVSGFAAFDAIAGELPALNQAGLKLDKLKEKAELKKDVSFQVEYSNGKVTFLDEPTFPTKNYDLQITKGSYIITTTNYHEMKMGMLYDEDESKKSLASVDEKIKQATKGQGDPKALRNKIVGNLVKDERLFIPFRTYGDIRNPSVELGVGLGTLTDLIGGAVKEVIKGKAGDALKKIPGAGDALKGLGF
- a CDS encoding GAF domain-containing SpoIIE family protein phosphatase; translated protein: MVDFKVSKRMLVNFRGQNKVVGGLTDKDKIAILLYISKEFANLDREDQLFSKVILICQEIFESDNTTLRLWDGEFLVPVKFVKETEPPRRNLVSGEGYSGSVFATREPVLVNDLTRSAHFFDEGETTKSVMCVPIMQKEEILGTLAVESERENFYITDDLEILEALTSQLALALYGVRLIEGLVTARAREAAILNQLEWDLKMGRNVQSQILPQDLSAWNGIYFASHYEPMAEVSGDLVDIVRQGHSLTAINIDVSGHGIPAALVTMAIHHQFRRSVMAGLGLTEIMEELGEKLREQLPESTYFTAFMVRIFSDYTFGYVNAGHQRMLHYKAADDTFIQYDTKGVPLGILPVRKIDYEEKQGKLEPGDFLLLISDGFSEQRNHMKDEVGVDRILTWLQDEREKLVMEGRGKVDLKKLSAAFVNRFRAYQGDVPNGDDLSFLFLYCGDSIPEASHYIQMAKQSNSKMKMEEAYAQALKAFSIDSSLKEILVFLGKMYYRDGKYNEAIRYLEEYLRTSGDNTAASHFMMGRAYYKAGMISEAKRALKMALSSDHSFAKASILLAQCYLKENAKPKAIKVLQQGVKNTPQSMELKTSLLRLESHSQKVS